The Fusobacterium sp. genome segment TTAATAGGATATCTCAACATCCCCTTTAAAGTAAGCCTTTTTTCCAAACCTTGCATGTCTCCCAATACATAGACTGTGTATTCTATGATTTTTCTGTACATCTCTTTATCTGAAGTCCCTCTCATTATTTCTTCTACAAAAAATATCTTTTCTTGAGGGGATATGTAATATTTTCCTTTAATAAAATCCCTAATACATTTATATATTCCTGTTTTATATTCAAGTTCTTTAGTTTCAGTATATTTCTTGAGAAAATTTCCTATATTTCCGTAAAATTCAGATTCGTTCAAATTAATTTTTGAATTTTTAAATCTTTTTATATCTTCACTATTTCCCATATAGAATGTATAGATAAAATCATCTACATCTAGTTCTTCAGCATTTCTTTTTTTTATTTTTACCAGTATACTTCTTGATTTTATTGTAGGAAGTATATTTAAGCTGTTGCTTAAAAGTATAAAAAAGCTTCCTTCATTAGGCTCTTCTATAAGTTTTAAAAGAGAATTTCCAGCTTCTTTTTTCATCTTTTGAATATCTTTTAATATAAATATTTTTTTCCCGCCTTCATATGAACTAGATGAAGATTTGTATGCAAGCTCTCTGACAGCATCTACTTTTATACCATTAGGATCATCTAATATTTCTAAATCACTATAAACAAGTTTATCTATCTTTCTGCATACATTGCAGGTATCACAAAAATCTCCTTCCAAAGTTTCACAACACAATCCTTTGGTAAAATAAAGAGCAAATTCCATAAGCTGATCAGTATCATTTCCGTAGAAAAGATAAGTTCCTGATTTTTTATTAGACTTTAATTCATTTCTAA includes the following:
- a CDS encoding ATPase, yielding MIKDIVSNEEVKTFFRNELKSNKKSGTYLFYGNDTDQLMEFALYFTKGLCCETLEGDFCDTCNVCRKIDKLVYSDLEILDDPNGIKVDAVRELAYKSSSSSYEGGKKIFILKDIQKMKKEAGNSLLKLIEEPNEGSFFILLSNSLNILPTIKSRSILVKIKKRNAEELDVDDFIYTFYMGNSEDIKRFKNSKINLNESEFYGNIGNFLKKYTETKELEYKTGIYKCIRDFIKGKYYISPQEKIFFVEEIMRGTSDKEMYRKIIEYTVYVLGDMQGLEKRLTLKGMLRYPINMKLVLLELFLKI